Within Microbacterium proteolyticum, the genomic segment CAGCGGCGTCGGCCGGCGAGCGGGTAGGAACCGGCGGCGCCGCCGGGGTGGACTCCGCGGCGGGCGCGACCGGGGTCGCGTCTGCGGCGGGGGTGGTCTCGTGCGACGCGGGGACCGCGCCCTGCGCGGCGGCGTCGCTGGTGGGGCGGTGGTCCTCGGGACGGTCGTCCGTGGTGTCGCTCATGTGATGCTCCTTCTTCCAGGCGAGATCAACCATGACCCCGGATGCTGTGTGGTTCCTATGACGCGGGTGAGTCCGATCTATCAGAGTCGCAGGAACGGAATGCGAGGTCATGCGGGGTCCTGCGCACGGGCCGCTCCGCTACGGTGAGAGGGTTTCGGCCCGGCGGTTCCCGCCCCCTCTCCCCGAAGGCATCCGCATCATGCACGACCTCCCCGGCGCCTGGCGCCGCACCGCGCTCGGCGCGGGCCTCATCGCCCCCGACGGCACCTCGGTTCCGACGATCTTCGCCGAGATGACGGCTCTGGCCGCCTCGACCGGTGCCCTCAACCTCGGACAGGGCTTCCCCGACGAGGACGGGCCCGAAGTGGTCCTTGAGGCCGCACGCCGCGCGATCGCGGACGGCGTGAACCAGTACGCGCCCGGCCGGGGTTTCCCCGACCTGTTGACGGCGATCGCCGAACACCAGCAGCGCTTCTACGGCATCGAGCTCGACCCGTCCCGGCAGGTGCTGGTGACGGTGGGAGCGACCGAGGCCCTCTCCTCCACCCTTCTCGCGCTCATCGACGGCCCGGACGACGAGGTCGTCGTCTTCGAGCCCTACTACGACTCCTACGCCGCCTGTGTGGCCCTGGCGGGCGCGCGGCTCGTCCCCGTGCCCCTGCGCTGGCCGGACTTCCAACCCGACCTCGAGGTACTGGCATCCGCCGTCTCGGACCGGACGCGCGTGATCCTCGTGAACGACCCTCACAATCCGACGGGGTCGGTGTTCTCCCGCGAGGTCCTCGACGAGGTGATCCGTCTCGCGCATCGGCACGACGCGATCATCGTGACCGACGAGGTGTACGAGCACCTGGTCTTCGACGGCCCGCACGTCCCCATCGCCACCCTCCCGGGTGCGGCGGAGCGGACGCTCTCCATCTCGTCGGCCGGCAAGACGTTCTCGCTCACGGGCTGGAAAACCGGATGGGTCACCGGGCCCGCCGAACTCGTGACCGCGGTGCTGGCCGTGAAGCAGTTCCTCACCTACGTCGGCGGTTCGCCGTTCCAGCCGGCGATCGCGGCGGGCCTGCGGCTTCCCGAGACGTTCTTCGCCTCGGTGGCCGGCGAGATGAAGGCGAAGGCGGATCTCCTCGGCACGGGGCTGCGCGCCGCCGGCTTCAACGTCAGCACCCCCGGGGGTTCGTATTTCACGGTCGTGGATGCCGCTCCCCTCGGGGCCACGGACGCCGATACGTTCTGCCGCGAGCTGCCCGCGCGGGCGGGCGTCGTCGGCATCCCGCTCACGGCATTCGCTTCGCCGGACCACCGAGCCGACTACGCGACGCTCGTGCGCTTCGCCGCGTGCAAGCGCGTCGAGGTGCTCACCGACGCGGTGGGCCGCCTCTCCGCCCTGTCACGGGGCTGACCGCGGGCGTCAGCGCGGGGTGACCCGGAA encodes:
- a CDS encoding aminotransferase class I/II-fold pyridoxal phosphate-dependent enzyme, yielding MHDLPGAWRRTALGAGLIAPDGTSVPTIFAEMTALAASTGALNLGQGFPDEDGPEVVLEAARRAIADGVNQYAPGRGFPDLLTAIAEHQQRFYGIELDPSRQVLVTVGATEALSSTLLALIDGPDDEVVVFEPYYDSYAACVALAGARLVPVPLRWPDFQPDLEVLASAVSDRTRVILVNDPHNPTGSVFSREVLDEVIRLAHRHDAIIVTDEVYEHLVFDGPHVPIATLPGAAERTLSISSAGKTFSLTGWKTGWVTGPAELVTAVLAVKQFLTYVGGSPFQPAIAAGLRLPETFFASVAGEMKAKADLLGTGLRAAGFNVSTPGGSYFTVVDAAPLGATDADTFCRELPARAGVVGIPLTAFASPDHRADYATLVRFAACKRVEVLTDAVGRLSALSRG